The Eublepharis macularius isolate TG4126 chromosome 8, MPM_Emac_v1.0, whole genome shotgun sequence genome contains a region encoding:
- the C8H5orf34 gene encoding uncharacterized protein C5orf34 homolog: MEKESIMIFYEDSSVEVHYVDGSGLLLSPCGSEFLFEKAVPPSAHPMQPAERVRQRTQFAISLYRKQLLQALDFRNQYSNRPYLPSSIIPSERKNILFTDVSEARWPDPAVDSGLIRRHNGGVKVSSTDGHACVFLSELQEEFTVEYLCRVSQKLSAALPLLDNSCKKSTKDQCARSSLNSVSQLSSKPARMEEKDRVHCRNAEKHTQESKFENCSSPTCEKDEVSGPFQHCLFEYYQVTQRFSVSSCPEEWKYPLSLAFMFYQLHAGNVAEPEEGSRDHTTGGLEISLESENFRTVTCLPLALPLSCEAPYFHNWNFSNYFSQRKEDIGHHSCSPPTKIVWSKGILYKFLHGSKCVEVYPGDGSVFKSEGSFLGKYFTRNFVREETKQREETMFSVSSLPPDVPGTPYSVCGIITQALRVLQHNLEALLSLTPSNSFCCWKVSSEAGRREILPVLLAEKIIPNVGRLLAYSDNKVHAIFYDGMVLNTVWDFSSYCGKSQGLQDVNLGWFKLISPEGAQELLQIDHPGLYERYIRTVVEWCTSLNKDRAVHMATPQPIPEENWSAAAELEKIRRFNFLVENSNIPNNVLTAKKYPSSNTDRQNSPKEILLPEKINEKNISETLEKTSKVIKDIDCLLASSAKRSMVKHTSI; the protein is encoded by the exons ATGGAGAAGGAAAGCATCATGATCTTTTATGAAGACAGTTCTGTAGAAGTGCACTATGTGGACGGATCTGGATTGCTTCTTTCTCCTTGCGGTTCCGAGTTTTTATTTGAGAAGGCTGTCCCTCCTTCTGCCCATCCAATGCAGCCAGCTGAAAGGGTTCGCCAGAGGACACAGTTTGCTATTAGCCTCTACCGG aaacaGCTTCTACAAGCACTGGATTTCAGGAATCAATATTCTAATCGCCCTTATTTACCCTCAAGTATTATACCTTCTGAAAGGAAAAAT ATTCTTTTCACAGATGTCTCTGAAGCCAGGTGGCCTGACCCTGCTGTTGATAGTGGGTTGATACGTAGACACAATGGTGGGGTGAAAGTTTCTTCTACCGATGGTCATGCATGTGTCTTCTTGTCAGAACTCCAGGAAGAATTTACAGTGGAGTACCTATGCAGAGTTAGCCAGAAGTTGTCTGCAGCTTTGCCTCTTTTGGACAATAGCTGTAAAAAATCAACAAAGGACCAATGCGCAAGATCCAGCCTAAATTCTGTCTCCCAGCTATCTTCTAAGCCGGCGAGAATGGAAGAGAAGGACCGTGTACACTGCAGAAATGCAGAAAAGCATACGCAAGAGAGCAAATTTGAGAACTGCTCAAGTCCCACTTGTGAAAAGGATGAGGTCTCTGGGCCTTTCCAGCACTGTTTGTTTGAATATTACCAGGTTACCCAACGCTTTTCTGTGTCCTCCTGTCCAGAAGAATGGAAATACCCTTTGTCATTAGCCTTTATGTTTTATCAGCTGCATGCTGGTAATGTAGCTGAGCCTGAGGAAGGAAGCAGAGACCATACAACTGGAGGGCTTGAAATTTCTCTTGAAAGTGAAAACTTTAGGACCGTCACCTGCTTGCCTTTGGCATTGCCACTGAGTTGTGAAGCACCGTACTTTCACAA CTGGAATTTCAGCAACTACTTCTCTCAAAGAAAGGAAGATATTGGACATCATTCATGTTCCCCACCGACAAAAATTGTTTGGAGCAAGGGCATCCTATACAA ATTTCTCCATGGTTCTAAATGTGTGGAAGTTTACCCTGGTGATGGGTCCGTTTTCAAATCTGAAGGTTCATTTTTGGGAAAATACTTCACTCGTAATTTTGTTCGGGAGGAAACAAAACAG AGAGAAGAAACAATGTTTTCTGTAAGCAGTCTGCCACCTGACGTGCCAGGGACTCCCTACTCCGTGTGTGGAATTATTACTCAAGCACTAAG AGTTCTTCAACATAATCTTGAGGCCCTGCTTTCATTAACCCCCAGTAACAGCTTCTGCTGTTGGAAGGTG TCCTCTGAGGCAGGTAGAAGAGAAATACTACCAGTCCTTCTGGCTGAAAAGATTATTCCCAATGTCGGAAGACTTCTTGCATATTCGGATAATAAAGTACATGCTATTTTTTATGACGGAATGGTCCTGAACACAGTATGGGATTTCAGTTCTTACTGCGGAAAATCGCAG GGACTTCAAGATGTAAACTTAGGATGGTTTAAACTGATCTCTCCTGAGGGAGCACAAGAGCTTCTCCAGATAGATCATCCTGGGCTTTATGAAAG GTACATCAGAACAGTGGTGGAATGGTGCACAAGCTTGAACAAGGACAGAGCAGTCCATATGGCTACTCCGCAGCCTATTCCTGAAGAAAACTG GTCCGCCGCCGCAGAACTTGAAAAAATAAGAAGATTCAACT TTTTAGTGGAGAACAGCAATATTCCAAATAATGTTTTGACAGCGAAAAAATATCCATCCTCCAACACGGATAGACAAAACAGCCCAAAAGAAATCTTGTTACCCGAGAAGATCAATGAAAAAAACATATCTGAAACTTTGGAAAAAACATCTAAAGTGATCAAAGATATTGACTGTCTTCTAGCTTCCTCTGCCAAACGAAGTATGGTTAAACACACAAGTATTTAA